A single window of Halobacterium jilantaiense DNA harbors:
- a CDS encoding dihydroorotase: MASEQADLRVVDARVVTPSGTLDGGVAARDGKILQVGTEPNLPDAERTIDAEGNYLVPGFVDPHVHWGLSRYEYDYHEGLEHDFETETRGAVHGGVTTVVNFLLQPDPYVPDMDFFRQAGEQNSYIDFAYHAIIHKDHHFDEIQALADEGVRSYKIFFNWYKHAAPELGIEHSDAGRVYNLLSTVSDINDGVVMFHAENEDIAHERRQELQAEGRNDLRAWSESAPNICEAMQIEQIARMTELTDSRSYIVHMSTGEGVDICERFQDQGVNVHAETLPAFLCHTNDDEDLGTWGKISPPLRGEASKQRLWEGLRNGTVEYMGTDHCPHKIEYKEKDTGKHGDIWDAIPGDNNGIEYFLPVMMSEGVNKNRLSMERLVEVCAENNAKRWGLYPRKGALVEGSDADMVVVDLDKSKVVDDDFYHTMEPRYSTFHGEELAGLPTHTIVGGEVVVEDDELQVEKGGRDYLPRHENGVPRA; encoded by the coding sequence ATGGCCAGCGAGCAGGCAGACCTCCGGGTCGTCGACGCGCGAGTGGTCACACCGTCCGGCACACTCGACGGCGGTGTCGCGGCCCGCGACGGCAAGATACTGCAGGTCGGAACCGAACCGAACCTCCCCGACGCGGAGCGCACCATCGACGCCGAGGGCAACTACCTCGTCCCCGGGTTCGTCGACCCGCACGTCCACTGGGGGCTCTCCCGCTACGAGTACGACTACCACGAGGGCCTCGAACACGACTTCGAGACGGAGACCAGGGGCGCGGTCCACGGCGGCGTGACGACGGTCGTGAACTTCCTGCTGCAGCCCGACCCCTACGTCCCGGACATGGACTTCTTCCGGCAGGCGGGGGAACAGAACTCCTACATCGACTTCGCGTACCACGCCATCATCCACAAGGACCACCACTTCGACGAGATTCAGGCCCTCGCCGACGAGGGCGTCCGGTCGTACAAAATCTTCTTCAACTGGTACAAGCACGCCGCGCCGGAACTCGGCATCGAACACTCGGACGCCGGGCGCGTCTACAATCTCCTCTCGACGGTCTCGGACATCAACGACGGCGTCGTGATGTTCCACGCCGAGAACGAGGACATCGCCCACGAGCGCCGCCAGGAACTGCAGGCCGAGGGCCGCAACGACCTCCGTGCGTGGTCCGAGAGCGCGCCGAACATCTGCGAGGCGATGCAGATCGAGCAGATCGCTCGGATGACCGAACTGACGGACTCCCGGTCGTACATCGTCCACATGTCGACGGGCGAGGGCGTCGACATCTGCGAGCGATTCCAGGACCAGGGCGTGAACGTCCACGCCGAGACGCTGCCGGCGTTCCTCTGTCACACGAACGACGACGAGGACCTCGGCACCTGGGGGAAGATTTCGCCGCCACTGCGCGGCGAAGCGTCGAAGCAGCGCCTCTGGGAGGGACTGCGCAACGGCACCGTCGAGTACATGGGGACCGACCACTGCCCGCACAAGATCGAGTACAAGGAGAAAGACACGGGCAAGCACGGCGACATCTGGGACGCCATCCCCGGCGACAACAACGGCATCGAGTACTTCCTGCCCGTGATGATGAGCGAGGGCGTGAACAAGAACCGCCTCTCGATGGAGCGCCTCGTCGAGGTCTGTGCCGAGAACAACGCCAAGCGCTGGGGGCTGTACCCCCGGAAGGGCGCGCTCGTCGAGGGTTCGGACGCCGACATGGTCGTCGTGGACTTGGACAAGAGCAAGGTCGTCGACGACGACTTCTACCACACGATGGAGCCCCGGTACTCGACGTTCCACGGCGAGGAGCTCGCGGGCCTGCCGACGCACACCATCGTCGGCGGCGAGGTGGTCGTCGAGGACGACGAACTTCAGGTCGAGAAGGGCGGACGGGACTACCTGCCGCGCCACGAGAACGGCGTGCCGCGTGCGTGA
- a CDS encoding CocE/NonD family hydrolase, translating to MTHATGGEYAVHADLRVMVETRDGVGLATDIYRPADPETRKPIDDPRPVILDRTPYDRTGGRLRHGEWYASRGYVVAIQDVRGRFDSEGDFYINRHEAEDGADTVEYLAAQPYCDGQVVTLGTSYGAWVQSALATQDPDGLAGMFVNMGAANGREKTFRHNGAFEQRWLAWALTLGAGFAHESLADPAVQQTFADVDVREVFEDGPIQRGESALAELPTYEEWAFEIATTGSASSDYWQNPSVNFERYYDQSADVPTVYSGGWYDSYTGATCDSFRGLADRTDSDHYLLMGPWTHLARLPGGHDHSEELLFPPLTWEQPTAGDLAFGENATRKYRETRKRFFDHYVCGMDAWDQPRVEYFMMGTGDGHKTEDGSLFHGGEWRSAGAWPPEGTELTKFYAHGDGTLSTEQPTASESYTAYEFDPEDPVPTIGGNTSSYLTYEPREESVEAYPLGDRNIVDFAGRGGYDQRTDEDTFGASEPYGPLSRRDDVLTFRTPPLDEPVEIAGPIRVRVFGETDGPDTDFTAKLLDEYPESEDYPDGYDLNLSDSICRGRYRGYRDEPDLLEPGQVYECYMEPYDTANVFAAGHRIRLDVSSSNWPRFDVNPNTGGDLYTSDDYRVAENAVHHSASHPTHVELPIRPGE from the coding sequence ATGACACACGCGACCGGCGGCGAGTACGCCGTCCACGCCGACCTCCGGGTGATGGTGGAGACGCGTGACGGCGTCGGCCTCGCCACCGACATCTACCGGCCCGCAGACCCCGAAACCCGGAAGCCCATCGACGACCCGCGGCCCGTCATTCTGGACCGGACGCCCTACGACCGAACCGGGGGACGGCTCCGGCACGGTGAGTGGTACGCCTCCCGCGGGTACGTCGTCGCCATCCAAGACGTCCGGGGGCGCTTCGACAGCGAGGGCGACTTCTACATCAATCGACACGAAGCCGAGGACGGGGCGGACACCGTCGAGTACCTCGCGGCCCAGCCGTACTGCGACGGCCAGGTCGTCACGCTCGGCACGAGCTACGGGGCCTGGGTGCAGAGCGCGCTCGCCACGCAGGACCCCGACGGCCTCGCCGGGATGTTCGTCAACATGGGGGCCGCCAACGGCCGCGAGAAGACGTTCCGGCACAACGGCGCGTTCGAGCAGCGCTGGCTGGCGTGGGCGCTCACGCTCGGAGCCGGGTTCGCCCACGAGAGCCTCGCGGACCCGGCCGTCCAGCAGACGTTCGCGGACGTGGACGTCCGGGAGGTCTTCGAGGACGGCCCCATCCAGCGCGGCGAGAGCGCGCTCGCCGAACTCCCCACCTACGAGGAGTGGGCGTTCGAGATAGCGACCACCGGCTCCGCGAGCAGCGACTACTGGCAGAACCCGAGCGTGAACTTCGAGCGCTACTACGACCAGTCCGCGGACGTCCCCACGGTGTACTCGGGCGGCTGGTACGACTCCTACACGGGCGCGACCTGCGACAGCTTCCGCGGGCTCGCGGACCGCACCGACAGCGACCACTACCTCCTGATGGGGCCGTGGACGCATTTGGCGCGGCTCCCGGGCGGCCACGACCACAGCGAGGAGTTGCTGTTCCCGCCGCTGACGTGGGAGCAGCCGACCGCCGGTGACCTCGCCTTCGGCGAGAACGCCACCCGGAAATACCGAGAGACGCGCAAGCGGTTCTTCGACCACTACGTCTGCGGGATGGACGCCTGGGACCAGCCCCGAGTAGAGTACTTCATGATGGGCACCGGAGACGGCCACAAGACCGAGGACGGAAGTCTCTTCCACGGCGGCGAGTGGCGCAGCGCCGGGGCGTGGCCGCCCGAGGGCACGGAGCTGACGAAATTCTACGCGCACGGCGACGGCACGCTCTCCACCGAGCAGCCGACGGCGAGCGAGTCCTACACGGCCTACGAGTTCGACCCCGAGGACCCCGTGCCGACCATCGGCGGGAACACGTCGTCGTATCTCACGTACGAGCCACGCGAGGAGTCCGTCGAGGCGTACCCGCTGGGCGACCGGAACATCGTCGACTTCGCGGGTCGCGGGGGCTACGACCAGCGCACCGACGAGGACACGTTCGGCGCGAGCGAGCCCTACGGCCCGCTCAGCCGGCGCGACGACGTGCTGACGTTCCGCACGCCGCCGCTGGACGAACCGGTCGAAATCGCGGGCCCCATCCGGGTGCGCGTGTTCGGCGAGACGGACGGTCCGGACACCGACTTCACGGCGAAACTGCTCGACGAGTACCCCGAGAGCGAGGACTACCCCGACGGCTACGACCTGAATCTCTCGGACTCCATCTGTCGGGGTCGGTACCGCGGCTACCGCGACGAACCGGACTTGCTCGAACCCGGGCAGGTGTACGAGTGCTACATGGAGCCCTACGACACCGCGAACGTCTTTGCGGCCGGCCACCGCATCCGGCTGGACGTCTCGTCGTCGAACTGGCCGCGCTTCGACGTGAATCCGAACACTGGCGGCGACCTGTACACGAGCGACGACTACCGGGTCGCGGAGAACGCCGTCCACCACTCCGCGAGCCACCCGACGCACGTCGAACTCCCGATTCGGCCCGGCGAGTAG
- a CDS encoding CoxG family protein yields the protein MIEFSGDFESEHPPAELWHYFTDPGILAQCAPGCDHIEQESDSELSATVSVGVGSVKPTFDVDMVVVEADRPHKLVMNAGGDASRNSFEAVAEMTLEEREDGGTHATWHAETAVSGLIASLGQRALGSVADRLVSNFFADLEALADEGVPAESKISEKPDAAASLDE from the coding sequence ATGATAGAATTCTCAGGCGACTTCGAGTCGGAACACCCCCCAGCCGAACTGTGGCACTACTTCACTGACCCCGGGATTCTGGCGCAGTGCGCGCCGGGCTGCGACCACATCGAGCAGGAGTCCGACTCCGAGCTGTCCGCCACCGTCTCCGTCGGCGTCGGCAGCGTGAAACCGACCTTCGACGTGGACATGGTGGTCGTGGAGGCCGACCGCCCCCACAAGCTGGTGATGAATGCAGGCGGCGACGCCTCCCGGAACTCCTTCGAGGCGGTCGCGGAGATGACCCTCGAAGAACGCGAGGACGGCGGCACGCACGCCACCTGGCACGCCGAAACCGCCGTCTCCGGGCTCATCGCGAGCCTCGGCCAGCGCGCGCTCGGCAGCGTCGCCGACCGCCTCGTGAGCAACTTCTTCGCGGACCTCGAAGCGCTCGCCGACGAGGGCGTTCCCGCGGAGTCCAAAATCTCGGAGAAACCGGACGCGGCGGCGAGCCTCGACGAGTGA
- a CDS encoding FAD binding domain-containing protein, protein MKPAAFEYHRPTTVEEATALLADLGHDAELLAGNQSLGIIMANRLATPDHLVDLGQVDALSGVTVGHEAVEIGAMTTHRDLEFDDDLREAVEMVPESAEQIAGPSVRNRGTVGGSVAEADPAGNYPTAFVALDADLHLTSADEERTVPAREFFVAYMFTDLGPEELVTGVTIDREPFPVERTGTAFEELKRGAQTFPTVSAATALRVDDPEAEEPTIEEARVALANVADVPLHVPDAEDALEGGPLDDGVDAAAEAAIEAADPSPEMHADEEWKEELAGEYTRRSLRTAHERATR, encoded by the coding sequence ATGAAACCGGCCGCCTTCGAGTACCACCGCCCGACGACGGTCGAGGAAGCGACCGCCCTCCTCGCCGACCTCGGCCACGACGCCGAACTCCTCGCGGGCAACCAGAGCCTCGGCATCATCATGGCGAACCGCCTCGCCACGCCGGACCACCTCGTCGACCTCGGGCAGGTCGACGCGCTCTCGGGCGTCACCGTCGGCCACGAGGCGGTCGAAATCGGGGCGATGACCACGCACCGCGACCTGGAGTTCGACGACGACCTCCGCGAGGCCGTGGAGATGGTGCCCGAGTCCGCCGAACAGATCGCGGGGCCGTCGGTCCGGAACCGCGGGACGGTCGGCGGCAGCGTCGCCGAGGCCGACCCCGCCGGGAACTACCCGACGGCGTTCGTCGCGCTCGACGCGGACCTCCACCTGACCTCGGCCGACGAGGAGCGCACCGTGCCCGCCCGCGAGTTCTTCGTCGCGTACATGTTCACCGACCTCGGCCCCGAGGAACTGGTCACGGGCGTCACCATCGACCGCGAGCCGTTCCCCGTCGAGCGCACGGGCACGGCCTTCGAGGAACTGAAACGCGGCGCGCAGACGTTCCCGACGGTGAGCGCCGCGACGGCGCTGCGGGTCGACGACCCCGAGGCCGAGGAGCCGACTATCGAGGAGGCGCGGGTGGCGCTGGCGAACGTCGCCGACGTCCCGCTGCACGTCCCCGATGCCGAGGACGCCCTAGAGGGCGGGCCGCTCGACGACGGCGTCGACGCGGCCGCCGAGGCCGCCATCGAGGCGGCCGACCCGTCGCCGGAGATGCACGCCGACGAGGAGTGGAAGGAAGAACTGGCCGGCGAGTACACCCGTCGTTCCCTGCGAACAGCCCACGAGCGAGCGACACGATGA
- a CDS encoding xanthine dehydrogenase family protein molybdopterin-binding subunit: MSGAEPHSEAAPGEDVETERESFVGTGLARVEDRRILTGDAEYIHDKAPANAVHMALARSVHPHATIVDVDTSAAEAHPDCLAVVTGEDLQAEYNPMPCGLNEFEEWSLAVDKVRFVGEPVVAVVAPDRYAAEDLVDLVNIEYEQHDPVVDAMDAREDETLVHEDVGTNVPDGETMEFGDVDEAFDEADNVLEGEYSWGRISGVPLETAGVVAEYDPDGDAFDVDCNIQLHTLVDDTVYETLGYPPEKVNLAVPPDVGGSFGTKIAIHRYCVLASVASQMLDGRPVKFVEDRVENLQGGDMASSDREYRVRLAYDDDGTIRGVDTWFVDDFGAFPRYPVNQALKPLSVVTNAYDVDHVRYDYEIVTTNKTSQTAYRGFGVPAHLHALEMAVDEMAHELGVDPVDVRQANLVQPDQMPHTIPTGNVYDSGDFPAALDRIQDIVEEAEVCEGGLLDPEVVEAKRDEGKYRGVSYTVHIEPGVSGSDWTDRQRTEKGALEEREREDVAELPEHLRIDLHEDGTVKASLATDTSGQGHQTLVTQLLADELGVLPSAVEVGYLDSVTAPTEYGTAASRMAVMLSGATEGAAAELRDNCRQLAAEEAFGSARDDIVYRDGGVECQRSGDRLDLADLADLDRGRGQRLTRVQYDYDHPTTELPEFDEALTKKLPVYPTAAFAANAPIVEVDTRTGEVDILKFYSLRDCGTRLNPTIVDGQAHGGLAQGVGAALMEEFQYDDEGQPKAITMFEYLLPSTANMPDIELEHSETPSPFTATGAKGTGEGGMIDGPAAIASSINAALREFDFVADQIPMTPHRVRRRLRDEE, encoded by the coding sequence ATGTCGGGCGCGGAGCCACACAGCGAGGCTGCGCCCGGCGAGGACGTCGAGACCGAGCGGGAGTCGTTCGTCGGCACCGGCCTGGCGCGCGTCGAGGACCGCCGCATTCTCACCGGAGACGCCGAGTACATCCACGACAAGGCACCGGCGAACGCCGTCCACATGGCGTTGGCGCGCAGCGTCCACCCCCACGCCACCATCGTGGACGTGGACACGAGCGCGGCCGAAGCCCACCCGGACTGCCTCGCGGTGGTCACGGGCGAGGACCTGCAGGCCGAGTACAATCCGATGCCCTGTGGCCTCAACGAGTTCGAGGAGTGGTCGCTGGCCGTCGACAAGGTGCGGTTCGTCGGCGAACCGGTCGTCGCGGTAGTGGCACCCGACCGATACGCCGCCGAGGACCTCGTGGACCTCGTGAACATCGAGTACGAGCAACACGACCCGGTCGTGGACGCGATGGACGCCCGCGAGGACGAGACGCTCGTCCACGAGGACGTCGGCACGAACGTCCCGGACGGCGAGACCATGGAGTTCGGTGACGTGGACGAGGCCTTCGATGAGGCCGACAACGTCCTCGAAGGCGAGTACTCGTGGGGCCGCATCTCCGGCGTCCCGCTGGAGACCGCGGGCGTGGTCGCCGAGTACGACCCCGACGGCGACGCCTTCGACGTGGACTGCAACATCCAGTTGCACACGCTCGTCGACGACACGGTCTACGAGACGCTGGGCTACCCGCCCGAGAAAGTCAATCTGGCGGTGCCGCCGGACGTCGGCGGCAGCTTCGGGACCAAAATCGCAATCCATCGGTACTGCGTGCTCGCGTCCGTCGCTTCCCAGATGCTGGACGGCCGCCCGGTGAAGTTCGTGGAGGACCGCGTCGAGAACCTCCAGGGCGGCGACATGGCCTCCTCGGACCGCGAGTATCGGGTGCGGCTGGCCTACGACGACGACGGTACCATCCGGGGCGTCGACACGTGGTTCGTCGACGACTTCGGCGCGTTCCCCCGGTACCCCGTGAATCAGGCGCTGAAGCCGCTCTCGGTGGTGACCAACGCCTACGACGTGGACCACGTCCGGTACGACTACGAGATCGTGACGACGAACAAGACGAGCCAGACCGCCTACCGGGGGTTCGGCGTGCCCGCGCACCTCCACGCTCTGGAGATGGCCGTCGACGAGATGGCCCACGAACTCGGCGTCGACCCCGTCGACGTTCGGCAGGCGAACCTCGTTCAGCCCGACCAGATGCCGCACACGATTCCGACCGGGAACGTCTACGACTCCGGTGACTTCCCGGCGGCCCTCGACCGCATCCAGGACATCGTCGAGGAGGCGGAGGTCTGCGAGGGCGGCCTGCTCGACCCCGAGGTCGTCGAGGCGAAGCGCGACGAGGGGAAGTACCGCGGCGTGAGCTACACCGTCCACATCGAACCCGGCGTCTCGGGGTCGGACTGGACGGACCGCCAGCGCACCGAGAAGGGGGCCCTCGAGGAGCGCGAGCGCGAGGACGTGGCGGAACTCCCCGAACACCTCCGCATCGACCTCCACGAGGACGGCACGGTCAAGGCCTCCCTCGCCACGGACACGTCCGGCCAGGGCCACCAGACGCTCGTCACGCAGTTGCTCGCGGACGAACTCGGCGTGCTCCCGAGCGCCGTCGAGGTCGGCTACCTCGACAGCGTGACGGCACCGACCGAGTACGGCACCGCCGCCTCCCGGATGGCGGTGATGCTCTCGGGCGCGACGGAGGGCGCGGCCGCGGAACTCCGGGACAACTGCCGGCAGCTCGCCGCCGAGGAGGCGTTCGGGTCGGCCCGCGACGACATCGTCTACCGCGACGGCGGCGTCGAGTGCCAGCGGTCCGGCGACCGTCTCGACCTCGCCGACCTCGCCGACCTCGACCGCGGCCGCGGTCAGCGACTCACGCGCGTCCAGTACGACTACGACCACCCGACGACCGAGCTCCCCGAGTTCGACGAGGCGCTCACGAAGAAGCTCCCGGTCTACCCGACGGCCGCGTTCGCGGCGAACGCGCCCATCGTCGAGGTGGACACGAGGACCGGCGAGGTGGACATCCTGAAGTTCTACTCGCTGCGGGACTGCGGCACCCGACTCAACCCCACCATCGTCGACGGGCAGGCCCACGGCGGGCTCGCACAGGGCGTCGGCGCTGCGCTCATGGAGGAGTTCCAGTACGACGACGAGGGCCAGCCCAAGGCAATCACGATGTTCGAGTACCTCCTGCCGTCGACGGCGAACATGCCGGACATCGAGCTAGAGCACTCCGAGACGCCGTCGCCGTTCACCGCGACCGGCGCGAAAGGCACGGGCGAGGGCGGCATGATAGACGGGCCCGCCGCCATCGCGTCCTCGATAAACGCCGCGCTCCGCGAGTTCGACTTCGTCGCGGACCAGATTCCGATGACGCCACACCGCGTCCGGCGTCGGCTCCGGGACGAGGAGTAG
- a CDS encoding uracil-xanthine permease family protein gives MTDDTTDTTEHSSEDAEMAADGGEASMVEYGIEDRPPLIQSIFLGTQHWLTMVGSTIAIPLVLAGPVGLGFDGAQTAQLVGTFFVVSGVATLAQTTIGNKYPIVQGGTFSMLGPALAIITVMGGSDGGASATVMMRELQGAIIVAGGVEVLIGYFGVFGKLKRYIGPAVIAVVIALIGLALISVPQITNPSQNWYLVGLTLGLIVLFSQYIDDYSRLFKLFPVLLGLSIAYLIAAGLSVVGVINVIDLSPVADAPAVRAITPFQWGMPLFSGSFAAGMIAGMLASAIESFGDYHSVARMAGEGAPNRQRINHGLGMEGLGNVFAGIMGTGNGSTSYTENVGAIGITGVASRYVVQIGALVMILVGYVGYFGAFVTTIPDAIVGGLFLAMFAQIVGVGLSQLQHVDMNQNRNVFVVGFGLFAGMSIPQYVAGLENGAMEAGLSNIPLLGGVLGIPEVATTISIIAGTEIAVGGIAAFLLDNTIPGTPEERGLTAWEDITEDEDAFEPYHERFMPGGEPANEDIAND, from the coding sequence ATGACCGACGACACGACCGACACGACGGAGCACAGTTCCGAGGACGCCGAGATGGCAGCTGACGGCGGCGAGGCGAGCATGGTGGAGTACGGCATCGAGGACAGACCACCGCTCATACAGTCAATCTTCCTCGGGACGCAGCACTGGCTCACGATGGTCGGCTCGACCATCGCCATCCCGCTCGTGCTCGCGGGGCCGGTCGGACTCGGGTTCGACGGCGCGCAGACCGCGCAGCTCGTCGGAACGTTCTTCGTCGTGTCGGGCGTCGCCACGCTCGCCCAGACCACCATCGGGAACAAGTACCCCATCGTGCAGGGCGGGACGTTCTCGATGCTCGGGCCGGCGCTCGCCATCATCACCGTCATGGGCGGTTCCGACGGCGGCGCGAGCGCGACGGTGATGATGCGTGAGTTACAGGGCGCTATCATCGTCGCGGGCGGAGTGGAGGTACTCATCGGCTACTTCGGCGTCTTCGGAAAACTCAAGCGGTACATCGGCCCCGCAGTCATCGCGGTGGTCATCGCGCTCATCGGGCTGGCGCTCATCAGCGTCCCCCAGATCACGAATCCGTCACAGAACTGGTATCTCGTCGGCCTGACGCTGGGACTCATCGTGCTGTTCTCCCAGTACATCGACGACTACTCGCGGCTGTTCAAGCTGTTCCCAGTGTTGCTCGGACTCTCCATCGCGTACCTCATCGCTGCCGGGCTCTCGGTCGTCGGCGTCATCAACGTCATCGACCTGAGCCCGGTCGCCGACGCGCCCGCCGTCCGCGCCATCACGCCGTTCCAGTGGGGGATGCCCCTGTTCAGCGGGTCGTTCGCCGCCGGCATGATTGCGGGCATGCTCGCCTCCGCCATCGAGAGCTTCGGCGACTACCACTCCGTCGCCCGCATGGCCGGCGAGGGCGCGCCGAACAGACAGCGCATCAACCACGGCCTCGGCATGGAGGGCCTCGGCAACGTCTTCGCCGGCATCATGGGGACGGGCAACGGCTCCACGTCCTACACGGAGAACGTCGGGGCCATCGGCATCACCGGCGTCGCGTCGCGCTACGTCGTCCAGATCGGCGCGCTGGTGATGATTCTCGTCGGCTACGTCGGCTACTTCGGCGCGTTCGTGACGACCATCCCGGACGCCATCGTCGGCGGGCTGTTCCTCGCGATGTTCGCCCAGATTGTCGGCGTCGGCCTCAGCCAGCTCCAGCACGTCGACATGAACCAGAACCGGAACGTCTTCGTCGTCGGCTTCGGGCTGTTCGCCGGCATGTCCATCCCGCAGTACGTCGCGGGCCTGGAGAACGGCGCGATGGAGGCCGGCCTCTCGAACATTCCGCTGCTGGGCGGCGTCCTCGGCATCCCGGAGGTCGCGACGACCATCAGCATCATCGCGGGCACCGAAATCGCGGTCGGCGGCATCGCGGCGTTCCTCCTCGACAACACCATCCCCGGGACTCCGGAGGAGCGCGGCCTCACCGCCTGGGAGGACATCACCGAAGACGAGGACGCCTTCGAGCCGTACCACGAGCGGTTCATGCCCGGCGGCGAGCCCGCCAACGAGGACATCGCGAACGACTGA
- a CDS encoding (2Fe-2S)-binding protein encodes MSSENVSHGLDRPTREVTLSVNGETVAAEVEPRLKLSDFLREECGLRGVRVGCEHGVCGACTVLVDGRSTKSCLTYAVQVEGAEVLTVEGLSEDGDLHPIQEAFHQEHALQCGFCTSGFVMATKELLDRESDPDREAIEAGLADNICRCTGYQNIYDAVDRAAAELADADYPRGGD; translated from the coding sequence ATGAGTAGTGAGAACGTTTCGCATGGCCTCGACCGGCCAACGCGGGAGGTGACGCTCTCCGTGAATGGCGAGACGGTCGCCGCCGAGGTCGAACCCCGGCTCAAGCTCTCGGACTTCCTCCGCGAAGAGTGCGGTCTCCGCGGGGTGCGCGTCGGCTGCGAGCACGGCGTCTGTGGTGCCTGCACGGTCCTCGTCGACGGCCGGTCGACGAAGAGCTGTCTCACGTACGCCGTGCAGGTCGAGGGCGCGGAAGTCCTCACCGTCGAGGGGCTCTCCGAAGACGGCGACCTCCACCCAATCCAGGAGGCCTTCCATCAGGAACACGCGCTCCAGTGTGGCTTCTGCACGAGCGGGTTCGTGATGGCGACCAAGGAACTGCTCGACCGCGAGTCCGACCCCGACCGCGAGGCAATCGAGGCGGGGCTGGCCGACAACATCTGTCGCTGCACGGGCTACCAGAACATCTACGACGCCGTCGACCGCGCGGCGGCCGAACTCGCCGACGCGGACTACCCCCGGGGTGGGGACTGA
- a CDS encoding XdhC family protein gives MDRDDPWSVTDRSIHDTLAALRDEEANAAVATVVDVEGSAYRRPGAKLLAPADGDALGAVTAGCLDGPVNSLAADVRDSGTATVETFDLTDGEEWGLGLGCNGIIDLLVDPLDDSYDPLLDALADHEAATALTVVRSADPEVPVGSRTTVTADGDASGSDRPGVPEDALDSLRAAAEDAMAEGTSGVVTVEREAGVLDVFVDGVEPAPELLLFGSQNDAKTVAKFGAAAGFRVTVASSRGARADGEQFPDAHRVVATHPTEVAEHVQAPERTYAVLMSHNLVDDRLALEALLRDTAVPYVGLMGPRERFDELRDALAGDDVALTQSELDRVSTPVGLDLGDGSPTGIALSIVAEATAVANDAAGGRLREQSGHIHPRVDPST, from the coding sequence ATGGACCGAGACGACCCGTGGAGCGTGACCGACCGCAGCATCCACGACACGCTGGCTGCGCTCCGGGACGAGGAGGCGAACGCGGCCGTCGCGACCGTGGTGGACGTCGAGGGCTCGGCGTACCGGCGGCCGGGCGCGAAGCTGCTGGCACCGGCGGACGGCGACGCGCTGGGTGCCGTCACGGCCGGCTGCCTCGACGGCCCGGTGAACAGTCTCGCCGCCGACGTGCGGGACTCCGGGACGGCGACCGTGGAGACGTTCGACCTGACCGACGGCGAGGAGTGGGGGCTGGGCCTCGGCTGCAACGGCATCATCGACCTGCTCGTCGACCCGCTGGACGACTCCTACGACCCGCTGCTGGACGCGCTCGCCGACCACGAGGCCGCGACCGCGCTGACCGTCGTGCGGAGCGCGGACCCCGAGGTCCCGGTGGGGTCGCGGACGACCGTCACCGCCGACGGTGACGCGTCGGGGAGCGACCGGCCGGGCGTCCCCGAGGACGCGCTCGACTCGCTGCGGGCGGCCGCCGAGGACGCGATGGCGGAGGGGACCAGCGGCGTCGTCACTGTCGAACGCGAAGCCGGCGTCCTCGACGTGTTCGTCGACGGGGTCGAGCCGGCACCCGAACTGCTGTTGTTCGGCTCGCAGAACGACGCGAAGACGGTCGCGAAGTTCGGCGCGGCCGCTGGGTTCCGCGTGACGGTGGCGTCCTCGCGAGGGGCGCGCGCGGACGGCGAGCAGTTCCCGGACGCCCACCGCGTCGTCGCCACGCACCCGACGGAGGTGGCCGAGCACGTGCAGGCACCCGAGCGGACGTACGCGGTCCTGATGTCGCACAACCTCGTGGACGACCGGCTCGCGCTGGAGGCGCTGCTGCGGGACACTGCCGTCCCGTACGTCGGCCTGATGGGGCCGCGCGAGCGCTTCGACGAGCTCCGCGACGCGCTCGCCGGCGACGACGTGGCCTTGACCCAGTCTGAACTCGACCGGGTGTCGACGCCCGTCGGCCTGGACCTCGGCGACGGCAGCCCCACCGGCATCGCGTTGAGCATCGTGGCGGAGGCGACGGCGGTCGCGAACGACGCCGCCGGCGGTCGGCTCCGCGAGCAGTCCGGGCACATCCATCCGCGCGTCGACCCCTCCACGTGA